Proteins encoded by one window of Emticicia oligotrophica DSM 17448:
- a CDS encoding carbohydrate kinase family protein, whose protein sequence is MKNIVCFGEVLWDLLPTGKVAGGAPMNVAVHATQFGLNAKMISAVGNDNLGEEIIDFLSKRGLDVSNIQINNDFQTGTVEVAIDSKGSPSYTIIEPVAWDNISFTGEAKHAVMNADAFVFGSLALRNNTSKQTLLQLQKYANLTVLDINLRKPYFSEDLVKELFELADIVKVNDEELAMICSWYGENSDEQSNAIFLKNQFNLKGIIVTRGGNGAFFIDENYIFSEHSGFKVSVTDTIGSGDSFLASFISKWLQNASAKEALAFACAVGAFVATQKGATPIITLESLEKVMN, encoded by the coding sequence ATGAAAAATATTGTTTGTTTTGGTGAAGTACTTTGGGATTTGTTGCCAACTGGTAAAGTGGCAGGAGGTGCTCCAATGAATGTGGCTGTACATGCGACACAGTTTGGTTTAAATGCAAAGATGATTAGTGCTGTTGGGAATGATAATCTCGGAGAAGAAATTATTGATTTTTTATCAAAAAGAGGTTTAGATGTTTCAAATATTCAAATAAACAACGATTTTCAAACTGGAACTGTTGAAGTGGCTATTGATTCAAAAGGAAGTCCTTCCTATACTATAATTGAACCAGTTGCTTGGGATAATATCAGTTTTACTGGTGAAGCTAAACATGCAGTAATGAATGCCGATGCTTTTGTTTTTGGAAGTTTAGCTTTGAGAAATAACACCTCAAAACAAACCCTTTTACAACTGCAAAAATATGCTAATCTTACTGTTTTAGATATCAACCTCAGAAAACCTTATTTTAGTGAAGATTTAGTCAAGGAACTTTTCGAATTGGCCGATATTGTTAAAGTGAATGACGAAGAATTAGCAATGATTTGTTCTTGGTATGGTGAAAATTCAGATGAGCAATCTAATGCAATTTTCTTGAAAAATCAGTTTAATCTAAAAGGAATTATCGTTACAAGAGGTGGAAATGGTGCCTTTTTTATTGATGAAAATTATATATTTTCTGAGCATAGTGGCTTTAAAGTTAGTGTAACCGATACAATTGGTAGTGGTGATTCTTTTTTAGCTTCTTTTATTTCTAAATGGTTGCAAAATGCTTCTGCAAAAGAGGCTTTAGCTTTTGCATGTGCGGTGGGAGCATTTGTAGCTACTCAAAAAGGAGCAACTCCAATAATTACTCTAGAAAGTCTTGAGAAAGTGATGAATTAA
- a CDS encoding DoxX family protein — protein sequence MQEIGLYIMAGFFVFAGITHFTKKNFFMKAMPPYIPNHEEMVILSGIAEIILGIGLLFTQTRALSAWGIILLLVAVFPANIYMATSGKFKKIPQWMLWLRLPLQLALMAWAYLYTK from the coding sequence ATGCAAGAAATTGGACTTTACATAATGGCAGGATTCTTCGTTTTTGCCGGAATTACGCACTTTACTAAAAAGAATTTCTTTATGAAAGCAATGCCTCCATACATACCTAATCATGAAGAGATGGTTATTTTAAGTGGAATTGCAGAAATAATACTTGGTATCGGACTTCTGTTTACACAAACACGTGCACTTTCTGCTTGGGGGATTATTCTACTTTTGGTAGCTGTATTTCCGGCCAATATTTATATGGCTACTTCTGGGAAATTCAAGAAGATTCCACAATGGATGTTGTGGTTGAGATTACCATTACAATTAGCATTAATGGCTTGGGCCTATCTATATACAAAATAA
- a CDS encoding serine hydrolase domain-containing protein — translation MNKHLRFLTITLLISTNCAVHAQKKNEPYFPSFNAWQKKSPTELGLNQNKILETMAFAIENEIKNPKNMEVSHYQSFGKEPFGFAIGPFAERGLPTGLIIHKGYIVAEWGEPARTDITHSVTKSFLSSVVGLAVDRGLIKNVNDSVAPYIPPIELYGQPVNRPADDFGKPELLKLFDTPHNKTITWDNLLRQTSDWEGTLWGKPDWADRPDKDPALWLNRTRNKPGTVYEYNDVRVNVLSLAALSVWRKPLPQVLKENLMDKIGASNTWRWTGYRNSWIVLDGQAVQSVSGGGHWGGGMFINAYDMARFGLLSLHKGKWGSQQILSEQWVNQALTPTAAQPTYGYMNWFLNTNKKLLPSASERAFYHLGNGTNMIYVDPEHDLVMVVRWIATDAMDGVVKRVLESFNK, via the coding sequence ATGAATAAACATTTACGCTTCTTAACAATCACATTATTAATTTCTACCAATTGTGCAGTTCATGCCCAAAAGAAAAACGAACCGTACTTTCCATCATTTAATGCGTGGCAGAAAAAATCACCAACAGAATTAGGATTGAATCAAAACAAGATTCTAGAAACTATGGCATTTGCCATTGAAAATGAAATTAAAAATCCTAAAAACATGGAAGTGTCTCATTATCAGTCATTTGGCAAGGAGCCGTTCGGGTTTGCAATAGGTCCATTTGCTGAAAGAGGTTTACCAACTGGTTTGATAATTCATAAAGGATACATAGTAGCTGAATGGGGAGAACCAGCAAGAACTGATATAACTCATAGTGTTACAAAAAGCTTTTTGTCTAGTGTAGTTGGATTGGCAGTTGACCGTGGTTTAATAAAAAATGTCAATGATTCAGTAGCACCCTATATTCCCCCAATCGAATTATATGGTCAACCTGTAAATCGACCAGCCGATGATTTCGGAAAGCCTGAATTATTGAAATTGTTTGATACCCCACATAATAAAACTATTACTTGGGATAATCTTCTTCGACAAACAAGTGACTGGGAAGGAACACTTTGGGGGAAACCCGACTGGGCTGACAGGCCAGATAAAGACCCTGCGTTATGGTTAAATCGTACTAGAAATAAACCCGGTACTGTGTATGAATACAATGACGTTCGTGTAAATGTACTTTCGTTAGCTGCTCTGAGTGTTTGGAGGAAACCACTTCCACAAGTATTAAAAGAAAATTTAATGGATAAAATTGGTGCTTCTAATACTTGGAGATGGACGGGGTATCGTAATTCTTGGATTGTTTTAGATGGGCAAGCAGTTCAATCTGTGAGTGGAGGTGGGCATTGGGGCGGTGGCATGTTTATAAATGCTTATGATATGGCACGTTTTGGTTTATTATCTTTACATAAAGGGAAGTGGGGTTCTCAACAAATACTTTCTGAACAATGGGTGAATCAAGCACTTACGCCAACTGCCGCTCAACCTACTTACGGATATATGAATTGGTTTTTAAATACCAACAAAAAACTATTACCAAGTGCTTCAGAGAGGGCATTTTATCATTTAGGGAATGGAACTAATATGATTTACGTTGACCCAGAGCACGATTTGGTTATGGTTGTTAGATGGATTGCCACAGATGCAATGGATGGAGTTGTAAAGCGTGTTTTAGAATCTTTTAATAAGTAA
- a CDS encoding NIPSNAP family protein: MKKNILLILLMSVTFLGYSQSKKEFYELRIYELKFGTPRSNIENYFKNALFPALNKYGVKNIGAFGEMGASDPAKIYVFIPYSSIEEYAAVNAKIKTDADFIKATQEYNALPPEKAPYARFTTSLMHAFDGIPQLVKPTSEQKLFELRTYESYSEDAARRKIKMFNDEELKIFRDTKLNSVFFGEVVAGEHMPCLTYMLAFKNMEERDANWKNFSANADWKRISGATEYANTVSHIIRVFLVPLSYSQL, translated from the coding sequence ATGAAAAAAAACATCTTATTGATTTTGTTAATGTCTGTTACCTTTTTGGGGTATTCGCAATCAAAAAAAGAATTTTATGAACTTCGTATTTACGAGTTGAAATTTGGCACTCCACGTTCAAATATTGAAAATTATTTCAAAAATGCTCTTTTTCCTGCACTCAATAAATATGGAGTTAAGAATATTGGAGCTTTTGGTGAAATGGGAGCCTCTGACCCAGCTAAAATTTACGTATTTATTCCTTATTCTTCAATTGAAGAGTATGCTGCCGTCAATGCAAAAATCAAGACCGATGCTGATTTTATAAAAGCGACACAAGAATATAATGCACTTCCTCCTGAAAAAGCACCTTATGCAAGATTTACTACATCATTAATGCATGCTTTTGATGGAATTCCTCAATTAGTTAAGCCAACCTCTGAGCAAAAACTTTTTGAATTACGTACATACGAAAGTTATTCAGAAGATGCAGCTCGTAGAAAAATAAAAATGTTTAATGATGAAGAATTGAAAATTTTTAGAGACACAAAGCTTAATTCTGTTTTCTTCGGAGAAGTTGTTGCTGGAGAACACATGCCGTGTTTGACTTATATGCTTGCATTCAAAAACATGGAAGAAAGAGATGCTAATTGGAAGAATTTTAGTGCCAATGCCGATTGGAAGCGTATTTCGGGTGCTACTGAATATGCTAATACAGTTTCACATATTATTCGTGTATTTTTAGTGCCACTTTCATATTCACAGCTTTAA
- a CDS encoding polysaccharide deacetylase family protein, whose product MKNLLSLILLYWLTFITTFAQTYAEKLGFPKGSKVVIMHVDDVGMSYDSNVGAIKAVEEGIATSMSVMMPCPWVPGFVHYLKNNPKIDAGLHLTLTSEWKDYRWGPLAGKPTVPNLVDDEGAMWRSVEETARHASADEIEKEIRSQLERARAMGFEPTHLDSHMGTLFARQDYLERYFKVGIENKIPVMFPGGHDTMIMRDGAAGLTLEQAQKIGKMLWNAGLPVLDDLHNISYGWTMNKVKNPSDKELQKYKTDKYIESFKDLQPGVTMVIMHCTSPTEVFEHISDSGNTRRGDMLAMLDPKLKKYIQDNQIILTTWRELKERRDKVK is encoded by the coding sequence ATGAAAAATTTATTAAGTTTAATATTGCTGTATTGGCTCACATTTATTACAACATTTGCCCAAACTTATGCTGAAAAGTTAGGTTTTCCTAAAGGTTCTAAAGTTGTAATCATGCACGTTGATGATGTTGGAATGTCGTATGATTCTAATGTTGGAGCCATTAAGGCTGTTGAAGAGGGTATTGCTACTTCTATGAGTGTAATGATGCCATGCCCTTGGGTACCTGGATTTGTTCATTATCTAAAAAATAATCCAAAAATTGATGCTGGCCTTCACCTTACACTTACTTCTGAATGGAAAGATTATCGTTGGGGGCCATTAGCTGGCAAACCAACCGTTCCTAATCTTGTAGATGACGAAGGTGCGATGTGGCGTAGTGTTGAAGAAACAGCGAGACACGCATCAGCTGATGAAATTGAAAAGGAAATAAGAAGTCAATTAGAGCGAGCAAGAGCAATGGGTTTTGAGCCAACGCATTTAGATTCGCACATGGGTACTTTATTTGCTCGTCAAGATTATTTGGAAAGATATTTCAAAGTAGGAATTGAAAATAAAATTCCTGTTATGTTTCCGGGTGGTCATGATACGATGATTATGCGTGATGGAGCTGCGGGCTTAACATTAGAACAAGCTCAGAAAATTGGTAAAATGCTTTGGAATGCTGGTTTACCTGTTTTAGATGACCTTCACAACATTAGTTATGGATGGACAATGAATAAAGTAAAAAATCCTTCTGATAAAGAATTACAAAAATATAAAACTGATAAATACATAGAATCTTTCAAAGACTTACAACCGGGTGTTACGATGGTTATCATGCATTGTACTTCGCCAACAGAAGTTTTTGAACATATTTCTGATTCGGGAAATACACGTAGAGGAGATATGTTAGCCATGCTTGACCCTAAGTTGAAAAAGTATATTCAAGATAATCAGATTATACTTACTACTTGGCGTGAATTAAAAGAACGTAGAGATAAAGTTAAATAA
- a CDS encoding GNAT family N-acetyltransferase encodes MKIKIRKIRKADVPRVHELVYELAVYEKAPEQVTNTVEMMLKDGFGKNKVFGCFVAEVDGIVQGISLYYYRYSTWKGKRLYLEDIVVTESMRGHGIGKILFDKVIEEAKNTNCTGMMWQVLDWNEPAINFYRKNFPTRFDEGWINCHLDF; translated from the coding sequence ATGAAGATAAAAATAAGAAAAATCAGAAAAGCCGATGTACCAAGAGTCCATGAATTGGTATATGAATTGGCCGTTTACGAAAAAGCTCCCGAACAAGTTACCAATACGGTTGAAATGATGCTCAAAGACGGTTTTGGGAAAAATAAAGTTTTCGGCTGTTTTGTAGCAGAAGTAGATGGAATTGTTCAAGGAATTTCGCTCTATTATTATAGATATTCAACTTGGAAAGGCAAACGTTTGTATTTAGAAGATATAGTGGTTACGGAGTCAATGCGTGGTCATGGAATAGGGAAAATACTATTTGATAAAGTAATTGAGGAAGCTAAAAATACAAACTGTACAGGAATGATGTGGCAAGTATTAGATTGGAATGAGCCAGCAATTAACTTTTATCGTAAAAACTTCCCAACAAGATTTGATGAGGGATGGATAAATTGTCATTTAGATTTTTAG
- a CDS encoding RluA family pseudouridine synthase, which produces MSEELDNIDNEEEEDELYEHQRIVVDKGQITMRLDKYLPHFTKNVSRNKIQNSIDAEAIKVNGLPAKASYKVKPLDVITFSLPRPPRNHELLEENIPLDIVYEDDDLMIVNKPPRMVVHPAVGNWSGTLVNGLVYYLKNLPTHRNGEIRPGLVHRIDKDTSGLLVIAKNDFAMTFLAKQFSEHTIERTYYALVWGVPKNPSGTIHQFIGRSLKNRKIIEVYPDGSHGKDSITHYKILKDYKYVSLIQCNLETGRTHQIRVHMKFLGHTLFSDSEYGGDKILRGQQSGSYKKFVENCFEIMPRQALHAKTLGFVHPTTKKWMQFDSELPEDFSNVLKKWETFAE; this is translated from the coding sequence ATGAGCGAAGAATTAGATAATATAGATAACGAAGAAGAAGAGGACGAACTATATGAACACCAACGAATTGTAGTTGACAAAGGTCAAATTACTATGCGTTTGGATAAATACTTACCTCATTTTACTAAAAATGTATCTAGGAATAAAATCCAAAATTCGATTGATGCCGAGGCAATCAAGGTAAATGGCTTACCTGCAAAGGCGAGTTACAAAGTAAAACCACTTGATGTGATTACTTTTTCCTTACCTCGACCACCACGAAATCATGAATTACTAGAGGAAAATATTCCATTAGATATTGTATATGAAGATGACGATTTGATGATTGTCAATAAACCACCAAGAATGGTCGTCCACCCAGCGGTGGGTAATTGGTCTGGCACATTGGTCAATGGTTTAGTTTACTACCTAAAAAACTTACCAACTCATAGAAATGGTGAAATTAGACCTGGTTTAGTTCATAGAATTGATAAAGATACTTCTGGCTTATTGGTTATTGCCAAAAACGATTTTGCTATGACTTTTTTGGCTAAACAATTTTCAGAACATACCATTGAGAGAACTTATTATGCTCTTGTTTGGGGTGTTCCAAAAAATCCTAGTGGAACAATACATCAATTCATTGGAAGAAGTTTGAAAAACAGAAAGATAATTGAGGTTTACCCTGATGGCTCTCATGGAAAAGACTCTATAACTCACTATAAAATTTTAAAAGATTATAAGTATGTTTCATTAATTCAGTGTAATTTAGAAACTGGGCGAACCCACCAGATTCGTGTCCACATGAAGTTTTTAGGACATACTTTGTTTAGTGATTCAGAATATGGTGGTGATAAAATTCTTAGGGGTCAGCAATCGGGTAGTTATAAGAAATTTGTTGAAAATTGCTTTGAAATTATGCCTCGTCAAGCTTTACACGCCAAAACACTAGGATTTGTTCATCCAACGACAAAAAAATGGATGCAATTTGATAGTGAACTACCAGAAGATTTCTCAAATGTTCTAAAAAAATGGGAAACATTCGCAGAATAA
- a CDS encoding 1-aminocyclopropane-1-carboxylate deaminase/D-cysteine desulfhydrase, with translation MTDNTANIEFEDKIKRILLLPSPLHKFENEVYAKLNLEVFIKRDDLIHKEISGNKWRKLKYNLIEAKKNEINEIITFGGAYSNHIYATAAVGKYFGFETIAIIRGDELNENSSETLKFASKCGMKLKFISRTEYRNIRIDKTPIQTNLNSLVIPEGGTTVFSLEGVGEMVEEINGQLNQSPDYIICPVGTAGTIAGIIANTHSSTKVIGICVLKKGQYLETEIENLLNQSKKETNLNYEIFWDFHHGGYAKKSPELTTFVSNFNSNQEFEIEPIYSGKLFYAFEQLVNQNYFKPNTKIVLIHTGGLRY, from the coding sequence ATGACTGATAATACTGCAAATATTGAATTTGAAGACAAAATAAAAAGAATATTGCTTCTTCCTTCTCCACTTCATAAATTTGAGAATGAAGTTTATGCAAAACTCAATTTGGAAGTATTTATTAAACGTGATGATTTGATTCATAAAGAAATTTCAGGAAATAAATGGAGAAAACTGAAGTATAACTTAATAGAAGCAAAAAAAAATGAAATAAATGAAATTATCACATTTGGTGGGGCTTATTCAAACCATATTTATGCAACCGCCGCAGTAGGTAAATATTTTGGTTTTGAGACAATTGCAATAATTCGTGGTGATGAACTAAATGAAAATTCTTCTGAGACCCTTAAGTTTGCCTCAAAATGTGGGATGAAATTAAAATTTATTTCAAGAACCGAATATAGAAATATTAGAATAGATAAAACACCCATTCAAACAAATTTAAATAGTTTAGTAATTCCTGAAGGAGGAACAACCGTTTTTTCGTTAGAAGGTGTAGGAGAAATGGTAGAAGAAATCAATGGGCAACTTAATCAGAGCCCTGACTACATCATATGTCCAGTTGGTACCGCCGGTACGATTGCAGGAATTATTGCAAATACTCATTCTTCAACAAAGGTAATTGGCATTTGTGTTTTGAAAAAAGGACAATATTTAGAAACTGAAATCGAAAATCTACTAAATCAAAGTAAAAAAGAAACAAACTTAAACTATGAAATTTTCTGGGATTTTCATCATGGAGGATATGCAAAAAAATCGCCTGAACTCACAACTTTTGTTTCTAATTTTAATTCTAACCAAGAATTTGAAATAGAACCTATTTATTCGGGAAAGTTGTTTTATGCTTTTGAACAACTTGTTAATCAAAACTATTTTAAGCCAAATACTAAAATTGTTTTAATTCATACGGGTGGTTTGAGGTATTGA
- a CDS encoding glucosamine-6-phosphate deaminase — translation MQIDKFENAEKLALHTANYIIELVKNKPNATLILTSGDTPVITYRKIVELANPKDFAQVTIIGLDEWVGVPSASEGSCRFIVEENLLKPLGINESQFTFFDSMSNDLQNECKRVDDLLFSKGGADLMLVGVGVNGHIGLNEPGTSFDKYCHVSELAEITISIGQKYFKQSTQLTQGITIGLKHLLEAKSAVLIATGERKAEVLKTLVESEPNVDFPATVFKLHSNSYVWIDESAAQLL, via the coding sequence ATGCAAATAGATAAATTTGAGAATGCTGAGAAATTAGCATTACATACCGCAAATTATATAATTGAGTTAGTCAAAAATAAGCCTAATGCAACTTTAATACTTACTTCTGGAGATACTCCTGTAATTACATACAGAAAGATTGTCGAACTGGCGAACCCTAAAGATTTCGCTCAAGTAACAATAATTGGTCTTGATGAATGGGTTGGTGTTCCTTCGGCAAGCGAAGGTAGTTGTAGATTTATTGTTGAAGAAAATTTGCTTAAACCGCTTGGAATCAATGAGAGTCAATTTACTTTTTTTGATTCAATGTCAAATGATTTGCAAAACGAGTGTAAAAGAGTAGATGATTTGTTATTTAGTAAAGGCGGGGCTGATTTAATGTTAGTTGGAGTAGGTGTCAATGGCCACATTGGTCTTAATGAACCTGGAACCAGTTTTGATAAATATTGTCATGTGTCAGAATTAGCAGAAATTACTATTTCAATCGGACAAAAATATTTTAAACAAAGTACACAGCTTACGCAAGGTATAACTATTGGATTAAAACATTTACTTGAAGCCAAATCTGCTGTTTTAATTGCTACTGGCGAAAGAAAAGCTGAGGTTTTAAAGACATTGGTAGAAAGCGAGCCAAATGTTGATTTTCCAGCCACAGTTTTTAAGCTTCATTCAAATTCTTATGTGTGGATTGATGAGTCTGCCGCTCAATTACTATAA
- a CDS encoding sugar 3,4-ketoisomerase, whose product MASLIELQTFSSEVGNLTIIEKVLKNGIKRIFYIYNAFNQVRGGHRHKLTYNALTCVSGSCKVYVNNGKIEEEYILDSPDKCLLVEPEDWHTMYDFTENAVLLVLSDRNYEKEDYIYERYADRK is encoded by the coding sequence ATGGCATCATTAATTGAATTGCAAACTTTTTCTTCCGAAGTAGGGAATCTCACTATTATTGAAAAAGTTTTGAAAAATGGGATAAAGCGTATTTTTTATATTTATAATGCTTTTAACCAAGTGAGAGGAGGTCATCGACATAAATTAACCTATAACGCCCTAACTTGTGTTAGTGGAAGTTGTAAAGTTTATGTAAATAATGGTAAAATAGAAGAAGAATACATATTAGATTCTCCCGATAAATGTTTACTTGTAGAGCCTGAAGATTGGCATACCATGTATGATTTTACAGAAAATGCTGTTTTGTTAGTACTTTCTGATAGAAATTATGAAAAAGAAGATTACATATATGAAAGATATGCAGATAGAAAGTAA
- the hslV gene encoding ATP-dependent protease subunit HslV, which translates to MQKIHATTVLGIIHNGKVALGADGQATMGNTIAKSNVRKVRKLFGGKILAGFAGSTADAFTLIERFEEKLNAFGGNMKRAAIELAKDWRTDRYLRKLEAMLIVANESEMLIISGTGDVLEPDNNIASIGSGSMYAQSAAIALKKHAANLSAEEMVREGLNIAADICIYTNHNIIIETL; encoded by the coding sequence ATGCAAAAAATACACGCAACTACTGTTTTAGGAATCATTCATAATGGGAAAGTTGCTCTAGGTGCCGATGGACAAGCAACAATGGGTAATACAATTGCCAAAAGCAATGTTAGAAAAGTTAGAAAACTATTTGGTGGAAAAATCTTAGCAGGATTTGCTGGCTCAACGGCTGACGCATTTACATTGATTGAACGCTTTGAAGAAAAATTAAACGCTTTTGGCGGTAATATGAAGCGAGCAGCAATTGAATTAGCAAAAGATTGGAGAACTGACCGCTATCTTAGAAAACTTGAAGCAATGTTGATTGTGGCAAATGAAAGTGAAATGCTAATAATTTCAGGTACAGGAGATGTTTTAGAACCTGATAATAATATTGCTTCAATTGGCTCAGGAAGTATGTATGCACAATCTGCTGCCATTGCACTAAAGAAACATGCCGCCAATTTAAGTGCAGAAGAAATGGTTAGAGAGGGACTAAATATTGCCGCAGATATTTGTATTTATACAAATCATAACATCATTATTGAAACATTATAA
- a CDS encoding 2-oxo acid dehydrogenase subunit E2, which produces MAEVIRMPKMSDTMTEGVIAAWNKKVGDVVKSGDILAEVETDKATMDMESYYDGTLLYIGVEKGQAVPVDAIIAVIGKAGEDFQSLLNGSPAPSAPVEATPVAQETAPVAAVPAVDTSNIKAKVVTMPLLSDTMTEGVIHAWLKKVGDKVKSGDILAEIETDKATMELEAYEDGTLLYIGVEAGKAAKVNGVIAVIGEEGANYQALLGGAPSAPAPAAQEVKVETPKSTAPAPSTPSAAPVHASNSNGRILASPLAKKLAEEKGIKLAEVSGSGEGGRIVKSDVDNFTPKAQESAKTASSTPAPVAAGIESYEEISLTQMRKAIARSLAESQSSAVDFQLTMEICMDKAIQAREVMNQASPVKISFNDMVLKACGVALKKHPNINSSWRDDHIRRNQHVHIGMAVAIAEGLVVPVIRFADTLSLSTLAATTKDLGGKAKNGKLQPKDWEGNTFTVSNLGMFGIEQFTSIINNPKNESCILSVGGIKETVAVKNGQFYATNIMKVTLTCDHRVVDGATGAAFLVTLKELLEEPYKLLV; this is translated from the coding sequence ATGGCAGAAGTAATCAGAATGCCCAAGATGAGCGACACCATGACAGAAGGTGTAATTGCGGCATGGAACAAAAAAGTTGGTGATGTTGTAAAATCAGGAGATATTTTAGCAGAGGTAGAAACTGATAAGGCTACCATGGATATGGAGTCTTATTATGATGGTACGCTTTTATATATTGGTGTTGAGAAAGGACAAGCTGTACCAGTAGATGCTATCATTGCTGTAATTGGTAAAGCTGGCGAAGATTTCCAAAGTTTATTAAATGGAAGTCCAGCACCGAGTGCTCCTGTTGAAGCTACACCCGTAGCTCAAGAAACTGCACCTGTAGCAGCAGTACCAGCTGTGGATACTTCAAATATCAAAGCAAAGGTAGTTACGATGCCACTTTTGAGTGATACCATGACCGAAGGTGTAATTCATGCATGGTTGAAGAAAGTAGGTGATAAAGTTAAGTCGGGTGATATTCTAGCTGAAATCGAGACAGACAAAGCTACAATGGAACTTGAAGCTTATGAAGATGGAACTTTATTGTATATAGGTGTAGAAGCGGGTAAAGCTGCGAAAGTAAATGGAGTAATTGCAGTTATTGGTGAGGAAGGTGCGAATTATCAAGCCCTTCTTGGTGGTGCTCCATCGGCTCCAGCTCCAGCAGCTCAAGAAGTTAAGGTTGAAACTCCAAAAAGTACAGCTCCAGCCCCTTCAACTCCAAGTGCAGCACCAGTTCATGCATCAAACAGCAATGGAAGAATCCTTGCATCTCCATTAGCAAAAAAATTAGCCGAAGAAAAAGGCATCAAATTAGCAGAAGTGAGCGGTTCTGGTGAAGGTGGCCGTATCGTTAAATCAGATGTTGATAACTTTACTCCAAAAGCACAAGAATCTGCAAAAACAGCATCTTCTACTCCAGCTCCTGTAGCTGCTGGCATTGAAAGCTACGAAGAAATTAGCTTAACTCAAATGAGAAAAGCCATTGCACGTAGTTTAGCTGAATCACAATCTAGTGCAGTTGATTTCCAATTAACCATGGAAATTTGCATGGATAAAGCTATCCAAGCTAGAGAAGTAATGAATCAGGCTTCACCAGTTAAAATCTCATTCAACGATATGGTATTAAAAGCTTGCGGTGTTGCACTGAAAAAGCATCCAAATATCAACTCTTCTTGGAGAGACGACCATATAAGACGTAACCAACACGTGCACATTGGAATGGCAGTGGCCATTGCTGAAGGTTTGGTAGTACCAGTAATTCGTTTTGCCGATACACTTTCACTTTCAACATTAGCTGCTACTACTAAAGATTTAGGTGGAAAAGCCAAAAATGGCAAATTACAGCCAAAAGATTGGGAAGGAAATACATTTACTGTAAGTAATTTAGGGATGTTTGGAATTGAACAATTTACTTCAATTATCAATAATCCTAAAAATGAATCATGTATTCTTTCTGTTGGTGGAATCAAAGAAACCGTTGCTGTTAAAAATGGTCAGTTCTATGCAACTAATATCATGAAAGTAACGCTTACTTGTGACCATCGCGTGGTTGATGGAGCAACTGGGGCAGCTTTCTTAGTTACTTTAAAAGAATTACTTGAAGAACCATATAAATTATTAGTATAA